One window of Amaranthus tricolor cultivar Red isolate AtriRed21 chromosome 13, ASM2621246v1, whole genome shotgun sequence genomic DNA carries:
- the LOC130797800 gene encoding uncharacterized protein LOC130797800, protein MMADSSKKWSLFHKLKKAVKKLKMILASTDHMFRQWSLASISSRRPPPYTRHLSFNNGVGINHGCLEDNHDNDLMSLRSLSFGRIKNNSKYGVEDIDRRADVFIDNFHRQLRMERQISLELRYCNNTTSLEYNDSNSNI, encoded by the coding sequence atgatggCTGATTCATCCAAGAAATGGTCATTGTTTCACAAACTAAAAAAAGCTGTTAAGAAGCTAAAAATGATCCTAGCCAGCACAGATCATATGTTTAGACAATGGAGTTTAGCTTCTATATCGAGTAGGCGCCCACCGCCTTACACCCGCCATTTGAGCTTCAACAATGGTGTAGGAATCAACCATGGATGTTTAGAAGATAATCATGATAATGATTTGATGAGCTTAAGGTCATTAAGTTTTGGTAGgatcaaaaacaatagtaagTATGGTGTTGAAGACATTGATAGAAGGGCAGATGTATTTATCGACAATTTTCATCGACAACTTCGTATGGAAAGACAGATTTCTTTGGAGCTTAGATATTGTAATAATACTACTAGTTTAGAATACAATGATAGTAACTCCAACATATGA
- the LOC130797799 gene encoding pentatricopeptide repeat-containing protein At5g10690 isoform X3, with amino-acid sequence MHNQISTLSTNLLFPTSTHSQNHDFISTHYSPIFNKFSRRKTHKSNLKRLTSRIVQLTKRKQLNQVFEEIELAKSKFGGLNTIVMNAVLEACVHCGDVDSALKLFDEMSKSRSCRVDNVSYGTLLKGYITTGAPEATFTVHNDMLRQGLKPDRLTYNTLILAAVKTGKLDFAMQFFEEMKDAAWKYNLKDLSPDNVTYTTLLKGAALANDIHLLQMIMMDMQTLESLSIDRVAYTALVDALLSCGSINGALCVFGKILKKAGENSDLRPKPHLYLSLMRALAHSADFLMVKNLHRRMWLDSSGTVTAEVQKAADHLLMESALNAGQVEVAVKILSEVNARWKGLSWTSPGGQAAVRLEALLGFDRSIFYPYVLPQVSVDDSIERIMIPFEEARPVQATTLLKEVAMRFLKESVVPIIDDWDNCVGLLHREDCSDLNLPVSAMMKSPPPSVAASTSAGRVIDLILEKRYKMMIVVKDTNMYSSYSSRPVGVFTCEHLHKLIKPATKEPGLTSLQERDTE; translated from the exons ATGCATAATCAAATTTCCACCTTATCAACTAATTTACTgttcccaacttcaactcatTCACAAAACCATGATTTTATATCTACCCATTATTCTCCAATCTTCAATAAATTTTCGCGTAGAAAAACCCACAAATCCAATCTGAAACGCCTCACTTCTCGCATTGTTCAGCTCACTAAACGCAAACAACTCAATCAG GTGTTTGAGGAAATTGAGTTAGCTAAAAGTAAATTTGGTGGGCTTAATACAATTGTAATGAATGCAGTATTGGAGGCTTGTGTTCATTGTGGTGATGTTGATTCTGCCCTTAAGCTGTTCGACGAAATGTCTAAGTCAAGAAGTTGTCGTGTTGATAATGTCTCCTATGGTACTTTGTTGAAG GGATACATAACGACGGGTGCTCCTGAGGCCACGTTCACTGTACACAATGACATGTTACGCCAAGGCTTAAAGCCAGATAGGCTGACGTATAACACCCTCATCCTTGCTGCAGTGAAGACAGGAAAATTGGATTTTGCAATGCAGTTCTTTGAGGAAATGAAG GATGCAGCATGGAAGTATAATCTTAAGGATCTTTCACCGGATAATGTAACTTATACAACTTTATTGAAG GGTGCTGCACTTGCTAATGATATCCATCTGCTTCAGATGATAATGATGGATATGCAAACTTTGGAAAGCTTATCTATTGACCGAGTTGCGTATACTGCTCTCGTTGATGCTCTGCTAAGTTGTGGCTCAATCAATG GTGCTCTATGTGTGTTTGGGAAGATACTAAAGAAGGCGGgagaaaattctgatctacggCCAAAACCTCATCTTTATCTATCCTTGATGCGTGCTTTGGCCCATAGCGCAGATTTTTTGATGGTGAAAAATTTACACAGACGCATGTGGTTAGATTCTTCAGGAACTGTCACTGCTGAAGTTCAGAAAGCAGCAGATCACCTTCTAATGGAATCCGCTTTGAATGCTGGCCAG GTTGAAGTCGCTGTAAAGATTCTTTCAGAGGTTAATGCTAGATGGAAAGGACTATCTTGGACAAGCCCAGGTGGCCAG GCTGCTGTTCGCCTAGAGGCTTTACTGGGCTTTGATCGTTCTATATTTTATCCGTATGTTCTTCCTCAG GTGTCAGTTGACGATTCAATAGAAAGAATCATGATTCCGTTTGAAGAAGCTCGGCCTGTGCAAGCAACCACATTGCTTAAGGAAGTTGCCATGCGTTTCCTGAAGGAATCAGTGGTGCCCATCATAGACGACTGGGACAACTGTGTGGGACTACTGCATCGCGAAGACTGTTCAGAT CTAAATTTACCAGTTTCGGCAATGATGAAGAGCCCTCCTCCCTCTGTGGCAGCCTCAACGTCAGCTGGCCGTGTGATTGATCTAATCCTGGAGAAACGCTATAAAATGATGATTGTGGTTAAAGATACCAACATGTACAGTTCTTATAGCTCCAGGCCTGTTGGAGTCTTCACTTGTGAGCACTTACACAAGCTTATCAAGCCAGCCACAAAGGAGCCTGGACTAACGTCTTTACA AGAGCGAGACACGGAGTGA
- the LOC130797801 gene encoding cell wall protein RBR3-like, producing the protein MATSLRGKEKRGQTPSSSIIKKNSSSSSADSNEKTRSPTPSTKPIPNYLRPTISSSLESKKLGTDNSSSRPSYTRRRSFDKPPPTTQLQKAVRAPTIGGARDIKPVRSSSFSNKSTERLYARTSSLKNGSNKAEQPQLSKCRSLKKTTLSSMSSSSSKKSAKSVNSESSVDCDENRSSVDRLVIKDNDDELVNINDDDQVLSLPEISEMPDSNEELGDPDLTNLQVEEVKHIAEEYNTDHDVHKSIVVDRVAEAESGKVESDGEAPGERNLIDEADEKAPQTDSPETLVEEKGEPETKTQDETQTVSSLRAETAAVTESETKDETQTVSSLPAETETKDETQTVGIPPAETAAITGTAAVKTTQASSAGKKDKQDYNDVIEETATKLMGKKNRNKVLALAGAFETVISLQDTNKS; encoded by the coding sequence ATGGCAACATCATTAAGGGGAAAAGAAAAGAGGGGGCAAACTCCTTCAAGTTCCATCATCAAGaaaaattcttcatcttcatctgcagaTAGCAATGAAAAAACAAGGTCACCTACACCCTCCACTAAACCCATTCCTAACTACCTCAGACCCACCATTAGCTCAAGCCTCGAATCTAAGAAACTCGGTACAGACAACTCATCTTCTAGGCCTTCTTACACTAGGAGGAGATCCTTTGACAAACCCCCACCAACCACTCAGCTTCAAAAGGCTGTTCGAGCTCCAACGATTGGTGGGGCCCGCGACATTAAGCCTGTTCGATCATCTTCCTTCTCGAACAAATCGACAGAGAGACTTTATGCTAGGACCTCGAGTTTGAAAAATGGAAGTAATAAGGCAGAACAACCTCAGTTGTCTAAGTGTAGGAGTCTCAAAAAGACTACTTTATCATCAATGTCATCCTCGTCTTCTAAAAAGAGTGCAAAAAGTGTGAACTCGGAGTCAAGTGTAGATTGTGATGAGAATAGATCATCAGTGGATCGGTTAGTGATCAAGGATAACGATGATGAATTGGTGAATATAAATGATGATGATCAGGTTCTGTCGCTTCCTGAGATATCGGAGATGCCTGACAGTAACGAGGAATTGGGTGATCCTGATCTTACTAATCTACAAGTGGAAGAAGTTAAACACATTGCTGAAGAATATAATACTGATCATGATGTGCACAAATCGATTGTTGTTGATCGGGTAGCAGAGGCTGAGAGTGGAAAAGTCGAGTCTGATGGTGAGGCTCCAGGAGAACGGAATCTGATTGATGAGGCTGACGAGAAGGCACCCCAGACGGACTCCCCTGAAACGCTGGTCGAAGAAAAAGGAGAGCCAGAAACTAAAACACAGGATGAGACTCAGACAGTTAGCAGTCTGCGTGCAGAAACAGCTGCGGTTACAGAATCTGAAACTAAGGATGAGACTCAGACAGTAAGCAGTCTGCCTGCAGAAACCGAAACAAAGGATGAGACACAAACTGTAGGCATTCCGCCTGCGGAAACAGCTGCTATTACTGGAACAGCAGCTGTGAAAACGACGCAGGCTTCTTCTGCGGGGAAGAAAGATAAGCAAGATTATAATGATGTGATCGAAGAAACTGCAACCAAACTTATGGGGAAGAAGAACAGGAACAAGGTTTTGGCGTTAGCTGGTGCGTTTGAGACCGTCATTTCTTTGCAAGACACGAACAAAAGCTGA
- the LOC130797799 gene encoding pentatricopeptide repeat-containing protein At5g10690 isoform X2: MHNQISTLSTNLLFPTSTHSQNHDFISTHYSPIFNKFSRRKTHKSNLKRLTSRIVQLTKRKQLNQVFEEIELAKSKFGGLNTIVMNAVLEACVHCGDVDSALKLFDEMSKSRSCRVDNVSYGTLLKFSAGDLRRANGLLARYGFVFHEGGSPSILIYNLLMKGYITTGAPEATFTVHNDMLRQGLKPDRLTYNTLILAAVKTGKLDFAMQFFEEMKDAAWKYNLKDLSPDNVTYTTLLKGAALANDIHLLQMIMMDMQTLESLSIDRVAYTALVDALLSCGSINGALCVFGKILKKAGENSDLRPKPHLYLSLMRALAHSADFLMVKNLHRRMWLDSSGTVTAEVQKAADHLLMESALNAGQVEVAVKILSEVNARWKGLSWTSPGGQAAVRLEALLGFDRSIFYPYVLPQVSVDDSIERIMIPFEEARPVQATTLLKEVAMRFLKESVVPIIDDWDNCVGLLHREDCSDLNLPVSAMMKSPPPSVAASTSAGRVIDLILEKRYKMMIVVKDTNMYSSYSSRPVGVFTCEHLHKLIKPATKEPGLTSLQERDTE, encoded by the exons ATGCATAATCAAATTTCCACCTTATCAACTAATTTACTgttcccaacttcaactcatTCACAAAACCATGATTTTATATCTACCCATTATTCTCCAATCTTCAATAAATTTTCGCGTAGAAAAACCCACAAATCCAATCTGAAACGCCTCACTTCTCGCATTGTTCAGCTCACTAAACGCAAACAACTCAATCAG GTGTTTGAGGAAATTGAGTTAGCTAAAAGTAAATTTGGTGGGCTTAATACAATTGTAATGAATGCAGTATTGGAGGCTTGTGTTCATTGTGGTGATGTTGATTCTGCCCTTAAGCTGTTCGACGAAATGTCTAAGTCAAGAAGTTGTCGTGTTGATAATGTCTCCTATGGTACTTTGTTGAAG TTTAGCGCAGGAGATTTACGTCGTGCTAATGGACTTCTTGCACGCTATGGATTTGTGTTCCATGAAGGTGGAAGCCCTTCAATCCTAATCTACAACTTGTTAATGAAG GGATACATAACGACGGGTGCTCCTGAGGCCACGTTCACTGTACACAATGACATGTTACGCCAAGGCTTAAAGCCAGATAGGCTGACGTATAACACCCTCATCCTTGCTGCAGTGAAGACAGGAAAATTGGATTTTGCAATGCAGTTCTTTGAGGAAATGAAG GATGCAGCATGGAAGTATAATCTTAAGGATCTTTCACCGGATAATGTAACTTATACAACTTTATTGAAG GGTGCTGCACTTGCTAATGATATCCATCTGCTTCAGATGATAATGATGGATATGCAAACTTTGGAAAGCTTATCTATTGACCGAGTTGCGTATACTGCTCTCGTTGATGCTCTGCTAAGTTGTGGCTCAATCAATG GTGCTCTATGTGTGTTTGGGAAGATACTAAAGAAGGCGGgagaaaattctgatctacggCCAAAACCTCATCTTTATCTATCCTTGATGCGTGCTTTGGCCCATAGCGCAGATTTTTTGATGGTGAAAAATTTACACAGACGCATGTGGTTAGATTCTTCAGGAACTGTCACTGCTGAAGTTCAGAAAGCAGCAGATCACCTTCTAATGGAATCCGCTTTGAATGCTGGCCAG GTTGAAGTCGCTGTAAAGATTCTTTCAGAGGTTAATGCTAGATGGAAAGGACTATCTTGGACAAGCCCAGGTGGCCAG GCTGCTGTTCGCCTAGAGGCTTTACTGGGCTTTGATCGTTCTATATTTTATCCGTATGTTCTTCCTCAG GTGTCAGTTGACGATTCAATAGAAAGAATCATGATTCCGTTTGAAGAAGCTCGGCCTGTGCAAGCAACCACATTGCTTAAGGAAGTTGCCATGCGTTTCCTGAAGGAATCAGTGGTGCCCATCATAGACGACTGGGACAACTGTGTGGGACTACTGCATCGCGAAGACTGTTCAGAT CTAAATTTACCAGTTTCGGCAATGATGAAGAGCCCTCCTCCCTCTGTGGCAGCCTCAACGTCAGCTGGCCGTGTGATTGATCTAATCCTGGAGAAACGCTATAAAATGATGATTGTGGTTAAAGATACCAACATGTACAGTTCTTATAGCTCCAGGCCTGTTGGAGTCTTCACTTGTGAGCACTTACACAAGCTTATCAAGCCAGCCACAAAGGAGCCTGGACTAACGTCTTTACA AGAGCGAGACACGGAGTGA
- the LOC130797799 gene encoding pentatricopeptide repeat-containing protein At5g10690 isoform X4, which translates to MSKSRSCRVDNVSYGTLLKGLGIARSIDEAFQLLEAVERGSAAGNPKLSAPLLYGFLNALINAGDLRRANGLLARYGFVFHEGGSPSILIYNLLMKGYITTGAPEATFTVHNDMLRQGLKPDRLTYNTLILAAVKTGKLDFAMQFFEEMKDAAWKYNLKDLSPDNVTYTTLLKGAALANDIHLLQMIMMDMQTLESLSIDRVAYTALVDALLSCGSINGALCVFGKILKKAGENSDLRPKPHLYLSLMRALAHSADFLMVKNLHRRMWLDSSGTVTAEVQKAADHLLMESALNAGQVEVAVKILSEVNARWKGLSWTSPGGQAAVRLEALLGFDRSIFYPYVLPQVSVDDSIERIMIPFEEARPVQATTLLKEVAMRFLKESVVPIIDDWDNCVGLLHREDCSDLNLPVSAMMKSPPPSVAASTSAGRVIDLILEKRYKMMIVVKDTNMYSSYSSRPVGVFTCEHLHKLIKPATKEPGLTSLQERDTE; encoded by the exons ATGTCTAAGTCAAGAAGTTGTCGTGTTGATAATGTCTCCTATGGTACTTTGTTGAAG GGTTTGGGTATTGCTCGAAGCATTGATGAAGCATTTCAACTCCTTGAGGCTGTTGAGCGAGGAAGCGCTGCTGGAAATCCAAAATTATCAGCACCGCTTCTTTACGGTTTTCTTAATGCTCTTATTAATGCAG GAGATTTACGTCGTGCTAATGGACTTCTTGCACGCTATGGATTTGTGTTCCATGAAGGTGGAAGCCCTTCAATCCTAATCTACAACTTGTTAATGAAG GGATACATAACGACGGGTGCTCCTGAGGCCACGTTCACTGTACACAATGACATGTTACGCCAAGGCTTAAAGCCAGATAGGCTGACGTATAACACCCTCATCCTTGCTGCAGTGAAGACAGGAAAATTGGATTTTGCAATGCAGTTCTTTGAGGAAATGAAG GATGCAGCATGGAAGTATAATCTTAAGGATCTTTCACCGGATAATGTAACTTATACAACTTTATTGAAG GGTGCTGCACTTGCTAATGATATCCATCTGCTTCAGATGATAATGATGGATATGCAAACTTTGGAAAGCTTATCTATTGACCGAGTTGCGTATACTGCTCTCGTTGATGCTCTGCTAAGTTGTGGCTCAATCAATG GTGCTCTATGTGTGTTTGGGAAGATACTAAAGAAGGCGGgagaaaattctgatctacggCCAAAACCTCATCTTTATCTATCCTTGATGCGTGCTTTGGCCCATAGCGCAGATTTTTTGATGGTGAAAAATTTACACAGACGCATGTGGTTAGATTCTTCAGGAACTGTCACTGCTGAAGTTCAGAAAGCAGCAGATCACCTTCTAATGGAATCCGCTTTGAATGCTGGCCAG GTTGAAGTCGCTGTAAAGATTCTTTCAGAGGTTAATGCTAGATGGAAAGGACTATCTTGGACAAGCCCAGGTGGCCAG GCTGCTGTTCGCCTAGAGGCTTTACTGGGCTTTGATCGTTCTATATTTTATCCGTATGTTCTTCCTCAG GTGTCAGTTGACGATTCAATAGAAAGAATCATGATTCCGTTTGAAGAAGCTCGGCCTGTGCAAGCAACCACATTGCTTAAGGAAGTTGCCATGCGTTTCCTGAAGGAATCAGTGGTGCCCATCATAGACGACTGGGACAACTGTGTGGGACTACTGCATCGCGAAGACTGTTCAGAT CTAAATTTACCAGTTTCGGCAATGATGAAGAGCCCTCCTCCCTCTGTGGCAGCCTCAACGTCAGCTGGCCGTGTGATTGATCTAATCCTGGAGAAACGCTATAAAATGATGATTGTGGTTAAAGATACCAACATGTACAGTTCTTATAGCTCCAGGCCTGTTGGAGTCTTCACTTGTGAGCACTTACACAAGCTTATCAAGCCAGCCACAAAGGAGCCTGGACTAACGTCTTTACA AGAGCGAGACACGGAGTGA
- the LOC130797799 gene encoding pentatricopeptide repeat-containing protein At5g10690 isoform X1, which produces MHNQISTLSTNLLFPTSTHSQNHDFISTHYSPIFNKFSRRKTHKSNLKRLTSRIVQLTKRKQLNQVFEEIELAKSKFGGLNTIVMNAVLEACVHCGDVDSALKLFDEMSKSRSCRVDNVSYGTLLKGLGIARSIDEAFQLLEAVERGSAAGNPKLSAPLLYGFLNALINAGDLRRANGLLARYGFVFHEGGSPSILIYNLLMKGYITTGAPEATFTVHNDMLRQGLKPDRLTYNTLILAAVKTGKLDFAMQFFEEMKDAAWKYNLKDLSPDNVTYTTLLKGAALANDIHLLQMIMMDMQTLESLSIDRVAYTALVDALLSCGSINGALCVFGKILKKAGENSDLRPKPHLYLSLMRALAHSADFLMVKNLHRRMWLDSSGTVTAEVQKAADHLLMESALNAGQVEVAVKILSEVNARWKGLSWTSPGGQAAVRLEALLGFDRSIFYPYVLPQVSVDDSIERIMIPFEEARPVQATTLLKEVAMRFLKESVVPIIDDWDNCVGLLHREDCSDLNLPVSAMMKSPPPSVAASTSAGRVIDLILEKRYKMMIVVKDTNMYSSYSSRPVGVFTCEHLHKLIKPATKEPGLTSLQERDTE; this is translated from the exons ATGCATAATCAAATTTCCACCTTATCAACTAATTTACTgttcccaacttcaactcatTCACAAAACCATGATTTTATATCTACCCATTATTCTCCAATCTTCAATAAATTTTCGCGTAGAAAAACCCACAAATCCAATCTGAAACGCCTCACTTCTCGCATTGTTCAGCTCACTAAACGCAAACAACTCAATCAG GTGTTTGAGGAAATTGAGTTAGCTAAAAGTAAATTTGGTGGGCTTAATACAATTGTAATGAATGCAGTATTGGAGGCTTGTGTTCATTGTGGTGATGTTGATTCTGCCCTTAAGCTGTTCGACGAAATGTCTAAGTCAAGAAGTTGTCGTGTTGATAATGTCTCCTATGGTACTTTGTTGAAG GGTTTGGGTATTGCTCGAAGCATTGATGAAGCATTTCAACTCCTTGAGGCTGTTGAGCGAGGAAGCGCTGCTGGAAATCCAAAATTATCAGCACCGCTTCTTTACGGTTTTCTTAATGCTCTTATTAATGCAG GAGATTTACGTCGTGCTAATGGACTTCTTGCACGCTATGGATTTGTGTTCCATGAAGGTGGAAGCCCTTCAATCCTAATCTACAACTTGTTAATGAAG GGATACATAACGACGGGTGCTCCTGAGGCCACGTTCACTGTACACAATGACATGTTACGCCAAGGCTTAAAGCCAGATAGGCTGACGTATAACACCCTCATCCTTGCTGCAGTGAAGACAGGAAAATTGGATTTTGCAATGCAGTTCTTTGAGGAAATGAAG GATGCAGCATGGAAGTATAATCTTAAGGATCTTTCACCGGATAATGTAACTTATACAACTTTATTGAAG GGTGCTGCACTTGCTAATGATATCCATCTGCTTCAGATGATAATGATGGATATGCAAACTTTGGAAAGCTTATCTATTGACCGAGTTGCGTATACTGCTCTCGTTGATGCTCTGCTAAGTTGTGGCTCAATCAATG GTGCTCTATGTGTGTTTGGGAAGATACTAAAGAAGGCGGgagaaaattctgatctacggCCAAAACCTCATCTTTATCTATCCTTGATGCGTGCTTTGGCCCATAGCGCAGATTTTTTGATGGTGAAAAATTTACACAGACGCATGTGGTTAGATTCTTCAGGAACTGTCACTGCTGAAGTTCAGAAAGCAGCAGATCACCTTCTAATGGAATCCGCTTTGAATGCTGGCCAG GTTGAAGTCGCTGTAAAGATTCTTTCAGAGGTTAATGCTAGATGGAAAGGACTATCTTGGACAAGCCCAGGTGGCCAG GCTGCTGTTCGCCTAGAGGCTTTACTGGGCTTTGATCGTTCTATATTTTATCCGTATGTTCTTCCTCAG GTGTCAGTTGACGATTCAATAGAAAGAATCATGATTCCGTTTGAAGAAGCTCGGCCTGTGCAAGCAACCACATTGCTTAAGGAAGTTGCCATGCGTTTCCTGAAGGAATCAGTGGTGCCCATCATAGACGACTGGGACAACTGTGTGGGACTACTGCATCGCGAAGACTGTTCAGAT CTAAATTTACCAGTTTCGGCAATGATGAAGAGCCCTCCTCCCTCTGTGGCAGCCTCAACGTCAGCTGGCCGTGTGATTGATCTAATCCTGGAGAAACGCTATAAAATGATGATTGTGGTTAAAGATACCAACATGTACAGTTCTTATAGCTCCAGGCCTGTTGGAGTCTTCACTTGTGAGCACTTACACAAGCTTATCAAGCCAGCCACAAAGGAGCCTGGACTAACGTCTTTACA AGAGCGAGACACGGAGTGA